Below is a genomic region from Thunnus albacares chromosome 4, fThuAlb1.1, whole genome shotgun sequence.
ccattttagcttcactacattggcttcctgttaaatttagaatagaatttaaaatccttctcctaacttacaaagcccttaatggtcaggcaccatcatatcttgaagagctcataataccgtattatcccactagaacactgcgctcccagtatgcaggcttactggtggtccctgcagtctttaaaagtagaatgggaggcagagccttcagctatcaggctcctcttctatggaaccatctaccggattcagtccggggtgcagacaccctctctatgtttaagagtaggcttaaaactttcctttttgataaagcttatagttagggccgaccaggctcgccttggatcagcccttagttatgctgctataggccttgactgctgggggacttcccatgatgcactgagctcctctctcctcctctccatctgtatgcattcatgtaacatcaatgcatgtcactaactttgcttcttccccggagttttttgtgctttctcatctcacaggaaaagctgagtcccgggccgaaccttcgcggtccttcacagtcctgatggcatccttccctggctgttgctgctcgtgcttgttgttgttgttgttgtgatttttttttcttctgtcccccctccccctttccctctctctttctctctctcaacccaaccggtcaaagcagatggccgcccaccaagagccggtgtctgcttgaggtttttacccattaaaggggagtttttccttaccgctgtcgccaagtgcttgctcatgggggaattgttgggtctctgtaaattaaagagtacggtctagacctgatctgtgaaaagtgccctgagataacttttctcatgatttggtcaaatatcaataaaattgaattgaattgaattgaattgaattgaattgaaaggTTCTTTATGCAAAACTAGTTGATATTAGAatctgctctatgtgaaaagtgccttgagatgacctgttgtgatatggcgctatataaataaaaattgattgattgattgattgaagtaGAAAGAATTCAGTCTATTGTACTATGTATGATGAAAGCTTAAAGTTTGATGTCACTTTGGCAAAGTGATGTATGTATTTGTCTCAATAAAAAAGTCAACCTGCTGAAGTgtaatgatgacatcatgttctGAAGATCCTTTCTGACATGTGCAACTCTTTATGATGTCATGCAGACTGCTTACCTATCAAGGGACTAAACTCTGTAAGTTCCAAGCTGGAATCCCACAGAGACATATCTCTCAGTGAAACCAGAGCGTCCACTAGACAGAATCTACAGTTCGAGCACTACGAACACGACAATACTACAACTCCAACACCGCTACACCATCGGAATTACGGAGAAAATGGAGAATAGCAACATCTCAAGACCTGAGGTAAGAATTTTTCGACAGGAAATTCTTTTAGGCAAATTTTTTGATCTACTTATTTGGGCCAGACAAGTTTTTCTGatttcttcatcttctgtctAAAGCTTGCACAAAAatcattgtgaatatttttctaGATGGGGGATGGATTTTCAATAAACAACCCACATTGTGATATTCTAATATGTAGTTGGGTGCTGTGATATTTAATGTCACCATTGAGTGACTTTATTTAAGTGAAGTACAGAAACTATATTTTAGTGTAGTTTGACAGACTGAAACTAAAGAAGACACATGTATTTAGTATTTGAGTGAGTAACGTATCTTGTTGCATGAAAATTGTAGTTGTTAAGgcttcaaataaaatatgaagactTTAAAACAATGAGAAATGCTCCAAATACATATACTGTGCAGTGCATGTACATGCTGTTTTGAGAATAATGATTATCATTCAAGGTTTGTGTGGCAACAAATAAGAACAACTGTAAAATCATTTCTCACATTCAACTGTATAAATAAGTATAAAGAccttctgtctttttgtgtgtatccaaagttaGGATGGGACAGTATTTTTACCTGCatgtacatttctgtctttcagacacTCACACAGCGCCAGGGCTCTGCCCGACTAAATGGTGCGGCCCATGACAGCCCAGCTGGAATGGAGAGGGAGAGCCTGCGCACTCCCAGCAAAGTCCTGCAGGCTCTGCGAAGAGCCCTGCTGGACTCCAAGAATGAAAACcagcagctggctgaggagatgACTGCTCTGAAGGAGCAGATGGACAGCAGAGAGATGAGCTGGGAGAAGAAGCATCACGAGCTGcttgaagaaaaagagaatttgGCCAAAACTCTGTTTCAGGCCAAAAACGACATCAAGGGCATGATGAATGCTGCGAAAGAGAGGCAACAGCACTTTGACAATCGGTGCAGGGAGATGGACTTACTAATGacacaaaaggaggaggaagtccACTCTATGAAAAAGAAACTTCACCTCCAGAGACAGGAAATAACCAAGGTCATTAAACATTGGACAACTGAATATGACCAGGTTACTAAATTCTGGAAAGAGGAACATAACAAGATATCAGCGGCCTGCGAAAAGAAATCTGCAGAGCTGGAATCTTCATTTGAGCGGACAATCGCCAAATTACATGCAGAGTGGGAGAGCAGGTTTGTTTGTCAGGAGATGGCCGCCACTGACCTAAAAACGGTGCAGGAGGACCTGGAGCGAAAAGTGCGCCAGGTCACCCTCGAAAAGAGTGATCTGATAGCAATCATCAAGGAAAATAAGAAGGCTCTCTTTGACAATATGGTAAAAATAAGCCAGAAAGAGGTGGCCCTAAGGAAGAATGACACGGATTGGAGAGCAAAATATGACGCACTAGAACATCAGTTCGCAGTGAAGCAGACCAGCTCCGAGAAATTGCACCAAGAAATTGAAGATGAGTGTCGCCGGAAGTCAAGACAAATGGAGGAGGACATCAAGCTCCTGATGCAAAAAAATGCTGAACTTCAGGTACGTcacatcagctgatcattttgatttaataataaCCTGTTGGATTCACTTTGTTTTAGATTTAACCTTTAGACACACAAAATACTGAATTATATGCTGTCGCTGTCTTTTCAGGAGCTGGCCAGTAAAAGTGataaggagaagaaaaaaatgaggaaggaggaaaagaaggctcagaaagaaacagagaagaggctgaagaaggagaggaaagaggaggaggagagagagaagagagagaaaaatgaacatgagaggaaggagagggagagattgaagaatgaaaagaaagagcaggaggagaggcagaagaaagacaagaaggagcagaaggagaaggaggagcgggagaagaaagagaaaaaggaacatgagaggaaggagaaagagagattgaagaacgaaaagaaagagaaggaggagagggaaaagaaggagaagaaggagaggaaggacaaagaaaagagagaaaagaaagaaaagaaggaaagagacaagaaagaaaaggagagaggggcaacttcctctttctcttcctaaTCTCCCCCAACCCCTCCTCGTCCCTTCAGCCCTACGCCCCCAAACCATGCTAACCTCCACCCAACTCCAACTCCTTACCACCTCCTCCATCCAGACTCCCCCCATCTCATCATCTCATCCCccatctccatccatccatccatccatccaccctttgtctccctccttctctctcctctacaAGGGCAACATGGTGGACCAGTAATAAAGACCTAATCTCTCCCAACTGCTCGTCCCCTTAGCTCTACCACCCCAACCATGCCAACCTCCACACAACTCTTTACCACTTAccacctcctccatcttccctccaTCCAGACTCCCCATCTCATCATGCCaaccacccatccatccaccctctgtctccctccctctctctcctctacaaGGGCAACTCAGGGGACCAGTACTCAgctctgcagcctcacagaaagaagaagctgttgtcttctttctgtgaggctgcaggtaAACTAATCATACTGTCAATATAAATGTGACAAGAGAGGCCCtaccggtcaaggcagatggccgcccacctagagcccggttctgcttgaggttttcTTCCATtcaaaggggagtttttccttaccgctgtcgccaagtgcttgctcatgggggaattgttgggtctctgtaaattaaagagtacggtctagacctgatctgtgaaaagtgccctgagataacttttctcatgatttggtcaaatatcaataaaattgaattgaattgaattgaattgaattgaattgaattgaattgaaaggTTCTTTATGCAAAACTAGTTGATattagaaaaaaattacatgacaatAAACTTTGCGTTTTGGTTCTACTTGATCTGCTTAATTGCATTGAATTACTGTCACAAGAGCTCACTCAAAGCATTCTTCAAGGTTCACATCAAGGAGCAttcattcctcctcctcttcatcatctatCGGGTTCATACACTTCACAGAAGTAATAAATGGTCCTCAAACCTTTTCAAactaattctgttttctttttgttacatAAGTATTCTTTGGTCTGCTAGTCGTTTTCCAGAACAGTGCAATTATTCTTTTGGCATGAGAGCCGGAAACAAAATTTCCTATCTTTGTAAGCCAACCTGAAGTTACAAGCTACAAATGACAAGTTTTACAAGACTACAAGAAGACCAATTTTGACCCTGTTTTTACGGCTGATTCCGACTGGTCAAACGTAGAGTtaatctgtccaatcagagggcagATGGTTCTGGTTGATCATACtgtcaataaaaatgtgacaGGAAAGTTTTTTCCAGTGCAAAAATAGTTGCCAGTAGGCTAGTAGGATAAATTCAGGGCCGGCCCATGGCATAGGCCACATAGGCAGTGGCCAATAGAGGGAGGGGGCACCAATTGAGTGGGAAgtgggttttttgtgttttttcttaccAACAGGTATGCTTTTATACAGCTTTTGGAAATACATATATGTTCTCCCTTCTTAAtggtttttctgtctttttccccATTCATTTACATGggttttcatctggtttgatTTTTCCAAAGCTTTActgttcagtcagtttttgCACAATAGCCACCAAACTTCATGTGCTACCTCAGGCAATGCCACCAAACACTCACTGAGTGACACCTTGACCCCCACTTGCCTTTTTGTCACAGTCtaatttgaaagagaaaatttctctgtgttttgaaaTAACTGACTTGACCTTTTGTTCTTTATAATCATATTGAGTATATGTATGCAAAACAGAGCATGACCTGGATTAGGTCTTTAACACTGGATTTGGAAATGGTTGTTAGAGACTCCATCTGTGTCACTACAAGGCTCTTTCCTCAGAGAAGCACTTTGTGGATAAACATGAGGTCGAGCTGAtccagttgtgttttttgttttatttttatactccATTGTAATACGAAACGTCATGTTGGGCTATTAGTGTAgtcttcagtttgtgtttttttgtgctttgtgtgttttttcaaatagcgacgtgctacggtaagcgtattgtatcatttccggttgccgactgtgtctactgatagcgttgttgctgctctcatctcagttgattttcctaaatatatcacattactgtggattaattgtggattaatatctgctgtatatttaaactttcgctagttttacacaagcactctcagcgcttttctcttagcgacttttctcgctaatcgtacaagttgttagtcactttagctctgcagctagcactagcagctaacttaaactaagtagttagcgatggcttctctctctctcgttctcctgctctctcttgctcggtgtgtcaaatgtttagttattcctctgcctcctttagtgataggtaagtgtaataagtgtagtttatttgcagcactggaggcaaggcttagtgaattggaagcgcggctccgcaccatggaaaaacaatcagctgctaatatagttagccagcccctagtatccggtgcgggccgacctagcgtagctcccactcccccggcagctcccgagcagccgggaagccagggcggctgggtgactgtccgaaggaagcatagccctaagcagaagcccacggttcaccaccaaccagttcatgtttctaacaggttctccccactcagcaacacacccgctgagaaacaaactctgattattggcagctccatagtcagaaacgtgaagttagcgacaccagcagctatagttaaatgtattcctgggg
It encodes:
- the LOC122980630 gene encoding nucleoporin alm1-like; this translates as MENSNISRPETLTQRQGSARLNGAAHDSPAGMERESLRTPSKVLQALRRALLDSKNENQQLAEEMTALKEQMDSREMSWEKKHHELLEEKENLAKTLFQAKNDIKGMMNAAKERQQHFDNRCREMDLLMTQKEEEVHSMKKKLHLQRQEITKVIKHWTTEYDQVTKFWKEEHNKISAACEKKSAELESSFERTIAKLHAEWESRFVCQEMAATDLKTVQEDLERKVRQVTLEKSDLIAIIKENKKALFDNMNISSQ